Proteins from a genomic interval of Pseudomonas paeninsulae:
- a CDS encoding LysR family transcriptional regulator, with protein sequence MSKRLMPSMAALQCFEAVARHLSFTRAAEELFLTQSAVSKQVAQLEEMLQHLLFRRIRRRLQLTPAGSLYLTEVNKILKQVEMSTRYILSYGGETEVLKVATQPTFGARWLIPHLKGFGAANPGIHLDICNELEPFDLLQSRADVVFFFGQGTWPGAECIELFGEEVVPVCAPDILPAAPLESPLKLTDMLLLQCASRPEAWHEWFQGLGLQTEHSYHGPRFETFYMCIRAAQSGCGVALVPRFLVEDELAEGKLVIPWDHPVASSGAHFLAYAEHAAEVPKIRSFVRWIEEQVRLEQGR encoded by the coding sequence ATGTCCAAACGCCTGATGCCGTCGATGGCCGCCCTGCAGTGTTTCGAGGCCGTGGCCCGGCATCTCAGCTTCACCCGCGCCGCCGAGGAGCTGTTCCTGACCCAAAGCGCGGTGAGCAAACAGGTCGCGCAGCTGGAGGAAATGCTCCAGCATCTGCTGTTCCGCCGCATCCGCCGGCGCCTGCAGCTGACCCCAGCCGGCTCGCTGTACCTCACCGAGGTCAACAAGATTCTCAAGCAGGTGGAGATGTCGACCCGCTACATCCTCTCCTACGGCGGCGAGACCGAGGTGCTCAAGGTCGCCACCCAACCGACCTTCGGCGCACGCTGGCTGATCCCTCACCTCAAGGGTTTTGGCGCCGCCAACCCGGGTATTCACCTGGATATCTGCAATGAGCTGGAACCCTTTGACCTGCTGCAGTCGCGGGCCGACGTGGTGTTCTTCTTCGGTCAGGGCACCTGGCCGGGCGCCGAGTGCATCGAACTGTTCGGCGAGGAGGTGGTGCCGGTGTGCGCCCCGGATATCCTCCCGGCCGCGCCGCTGGAAAGCCCCCTAAAGCTGACCGACATGCTCCTGCTGCAGTGCGCGTCGCGTCCCGAGGCCTGGCATGAATGGTTCCAGGGCCTGGGCCTGCAGACCGAACACAGCTACCACGGCCCGCGCTTCGAGACCTTCTATATGTGCATCCGCGCCGCCCAGTCCGGCTGCGGGGTGGCGCTGGTACCGCGTTTCCTGGTGGAGGATGAGCTGGCCGAGGGCAAGCTGGTGATTCCCTGGGATCATCCGGTCGCCAGCAGTGGCGCACACTTCCTGGCCTACGCCGAGCACGCGGCGGAGGTGCCGAAGATCCGCAGCTTCGTCAGGTGGATCGAGGAGCAGGTCAGGCTCGAGCAGGGGCGCTAA
- a CDS encoding 2-aminoadipate transaminase, with protein MSQAPISNSLAIVHPISLSHGRNAEVWDTSGKRYIDFVGGIGVLNLGHCHPRIVEAVREQAGRLTHSAFNAVPHEGYGQLMEALARFVPVSYPLSGMLTNSGAEAAENALKVVRAATGRSAVIAFDGGFHGRTLATLNLNGKVAPYKQKVGTLPGPVYHLPYPSADNGVSREQALAAMERLFSVEIDRAEVACFIVEPIQGEGGFQALDVAFAQDLRRFCDAHGIVLIIDEIQSGFGRTGQRFAFSRLGIEPDLLLLGKSIAGGLPLGAVVGRRELLDALPKGGLGGTYSGNPIACAAALASLAEMSDANLATWGELQASTIETRYRSWQQAAWASMIGRLTGVGAMRGIELRSAEGGPGSERLAALLGAAREQGLLLMPSGKARHIIRLLAPLTCERERLEEGFDIFERCLDALA; from the coding sequence ATGAGCCAGGCGCCGATCAGCAACTCCCTGGCCATCGTCCATCCGATCAGCCTCAGCCATGGGCGCAATGCCGAGGTCTGGGACACGAGCGGCAAGCGCTATATCGACTTCGTCGGCGGCATCGGCGTGCTCAACCTGGGGCACTGCCATCCGCGCATCGTCGAGGCCGTGCGCGAACAGGCCGGTCGGCTAACCCATTCGGCATTCAATGCCGTGCCGCACGAAGGCTATGGGCAGCTGATGGAGGCGCTGGCGCGCTTCGTGCCGGTCAGCTATCCGCTGTCGGGGATGCTCACCAACAGCGGCGCCGAGGCGGCGGAAAATGCCCTCAAAGTGGTCCGGGCCGCCACCGGGCGCAGCGCGGTGATCGCCTTCGATGGGGGCTTCCACGGCCGCACCCTGGCCACCCTCAACCTCAACGGCAAAGTCGCGCCCTACAAGCAGAAGGTCGGCACCCTGCCGGGGCCGGTCTATCACCTGCCTTATCCCAGCGCCGACAACGGGGTCAGCCGCGAGCAGGCGCTGGCTGCCATGGAACGGCTGTTCAGCGTGGAGATCGACCGCGCCGAGGTGGCTTGCTTCATCGTCGAACCGATCCAGGGCGAGGGCGGTTTCCAGGCGCTGGATGTGGCTTTCGCCCAGGACCTGCGGCGTTTTTGCGATGCCCATGGCATCGTCCTGATCATCGACGAGATCCAGTCCGGCTTCGGCCGCACCGGTCAACGCTTCGCCTTTAGCCGCCTGGGCATCGAGCCTGACCTGCTGCTGCTCGGCAAGAGCATCGCCGGCGGCCTGCCGCTGGGCGCCGTGGTCGGCCGTCGCGAACTGTTGGATGCGCTGCCCAAGGGCGGCCTGGGCGGCACCTACTCCGGCAACCCGATAGCCTGTGCCGCGGCCCTGGCCAGCCTGGCAGAGATGAGCGATGCCAACCTGGCGACCTGGGGCGAGTTGCAGGCCAGCACCATCGAGACGCGCTACCGCAGCTGGCAGCAGGCGGCCTGGGCATCGATGATCGGTCGCCTGACCGGGGTCGGCGCCATGCGCGGCATCGAGTTACGCAGCGCCGAGGGCGGTCCCGGCAGCGAGCGCCTGGCCGCACTGCTCGGCGCCGCTCGCGAGCAGGGTCTGCTGCTCATGCCCAGTGGCAAGGCGCGGCACATCATCCGCTTGCTGGCGCCATTGACCTGCGAGCGCGAGCGTCTCGAGGAGGGCTTCGACATCTTCGAGCGGTGCCTGGACGCGCTGGCCTGA
- a CDS encoding DUF3422 domain-containing protein, producing the protein MHPLRESLHAELHARPSIYFAGPAHVYHFAMLDDGVSLDGLVRQLDELADNPGRGVQRHGLLRIAGCAFKWERHSEFLSLTWVVPRQADTSRWAELPQPLRAVIDTHRHLIINALVILVEDEPNADGQPSSYGFKDPAGSHIGSGDATVWSDFRLSAQGFNRLLLVNRGLNAYRLGRMIRRLVEIETYRMLASLGLPAAQELSAILQDLDRELIGLAERNAAADNSEAKALLDGLTSLSARLMRCSAGCRQRFSATAAYAQIVFERIAELRESHADGHQRLGVFIERRFKPSVRYCAATEQRLDRLAAGIANLGELLQAKAQVEVEEQNSKILESLNARSSTQLKIQKAVEGFSLIAISYYLIGLLKMTLEGLAALGSPFSSKVLFALLAPLFLLTLVLLARRLKQAAQH; encoded by the coding sequence ATGCACCCGCTGAGAGAAAGCCTGCACGCTGAACTGCATGCGCGACCGTCGATCTATTTCGCCGGTCCGGCCCATGTCTACCACTTCGCCATGCTGGATGACGGGGTGTCGCTCGACGGTCTGGTCCGCCAGCTCGACGAACTGGCGGACAACCCCGGGCGGGGCGTGCAGCGTCATGGCCTGCTGCGCATCGCCGGCTGTGCCTTCAAGTGGGAACGCCACAGCGAATTTCTCTCGCTGACCTGGGTGGTGCCGCGTCAGGCCGATACCTCACGCTGGGCCGAGCTGCCGCAGCCGTTGCGTGCTGTGATCGACACCCACCGCCACCTGATCATCAATGCCCTGGTGATCCTCGTCGAGGATGAACCGAACGCCGATGGCCAACCGTCCAGTTATGGCTTCAAGGACCCGGCCGGCTCGCATATCGGCAGCGGCGATGCCACGGTCTGGAGCGACTTTCGCTTGTCGGCGCAGGGCTTCAACCGCCTACTGCTGGTCAATCGCGGCCTGAATGCCTACCGGCTGGGGCGGATGATCCGCCGCCTGGTGGAAATCGAAACCTACCGGATGCTCGCCTCGCTGGGGTTACCGGCCGCCCAGGAGCTGAGCGCTATCCTGCAGGACCTTGACCGCGAGCTGATCGGCCTGGCCGAGCGTAATGCCGCCGCCGACAACAGCGAGGCCAAGGCCCTGCTCGACGGTCTGACCTCGCTCTCGGCCCGGCTGATGCGCTGCTCGGCTGGCTGCCGGCAGCGCTTCAGCGCCACCGCGGCCTATGCCCAGATCGTCTTCGAGCGCATTGCCGAGTTGCGTGAAAGCCATGCCGACGGTCACCAGCGCCTCGGCGTGTTCATCGAACGGCGCTTCAAGCCCAGCGTGCGTTACTGCGCGGCCACCGAGCAGCGTCTCGATCGCCTGGCCGCCGGCATCGCCAACCTCGGCGAGCTGCTGCAGGCCAAGGCCCAGGTCGAAGTCGAGGAGCAGAACTCGAAGATCCTCGAGAGCCTCAATGCGCGTAGCAGCACCCAGCTGAAGATCCAGAAGGCGGTCGAGGGTTTCTCCCTGATCGCCATCAGCTACTACCTGATCGGTCTGCTGAAGATGACCCTGGAGGGGCTGGCGGCCCTGGGTTCGCCGTTTTCCAGCAAGGTGCTGTTCGCCCTGTTGGCGCCGCTGTTCCTGCTTACCCTGGTGCTGCTGGCGCGACGCCTGAAACAGGCGGCGCAGCACTGA
- the hglS gene encoding 2-oxoadipate dioxygenase/decarboxylase HglS: MSVHAAANREAWVHPDEIRVQFSRAMSALYKAEVPLYGELLALVGQVNQQALEQDAELAERLQLTGEIQRLDLERHGAIRLGCAAELATIRRLFAVMGMFPVGYYDLSCAGVPVHSTAFRAIHEGSLQHSPFRVFTSLLRLELIENPALRELAASVLEGRRIFTPRAIELIERCEQAGGLEQAEAAEFIEQALETFRWHREATVSAALYQQLSEQHRLIADVVAFKGPHINHLTPRTLDIDAVQAGMLRRGIDPKAIIEGPPARRCPILLRQTSFKALHEPVVFVEDNGDRTLGSHSARFGEIEQRGAALTAKGRALYDRLLDNARQAGEAYVPVLIAQFAEFPDDYASLRRQQLAYFRYFVSPAGLAAKARGELASDLEALLAAGHLCCEPLVYEDFLPVSAAGIFQSNLGDAGRNSYGHSANQDVFERDLGAAVYDELALYAETQQRSLAQCAEQLGLAELLGD; encoded by the coding sequence ATGAGTGTGCACGCGGCCGCCAACCGAGAAGCGTGGGTCCATCCGGACGAGATCCGCGTGCAGTTTTCCCGCGCCATGTCCGCCCTGTACAAGGCTGAAGTGCCGCTCTACGGCGAGTTGCTGGCGCTGGTGGGCCAGGTCAACCAGCAGGCCCTGGAACAGGACGCCGAGCTGGCCGAGCGGCTGCAGCTGACCGGCGAAATCCAGCGCCTGGACCTGGAACGACACGGCGCCATCCGCTTGGGCTGCGCCGCCGAACTGGCCACCATACGCCGCCTGTTCGCGGTGATGGGCATGTTCCCGGTTGGCTACTATGACCTGTCCTGCGCGGGCGTACCGGTGCATTCCACCGCGTTCCGGGCGATCCACGAAGGCTCCTTGCAGCACAGTCCCTTCCGCGTGTTTACCTCCTTGCTACGTCTGGAACTGATCGAGAACCCGGCGCTGCGTGAGCTGGCCGCCAGCGTGCTGGAGGGCCGGCGTATCTTCACCCCGCGCGCCATCGAGCTGATCGAGCGCTGCGAACAGGCCGGTGGCCTGGAGCAGGCCGAGGCGGCCGAGTTCATCGAACAGGCCCTGGAGACCTTTCGCTGGCACCGCGAGGCGACAGTCAGTGCCGCGCTCTACCAGCAGCTGAGCGAGCAACACCGGCTGATCGCCGATGTGGTGGCGTTCAAGGGCCCGCATATCAACCACCTGACCCCGCGCACCCTCGACATAGACGCGGTGCAGGCCGGGATGCTGCGCCGCGGCATCGACCCCAAGGCCATCATCGAAGGCCCGCCCGCGCGGCGCTGTCCGATCCTGCTGCGTCAGACCAGCTTCAAGGCCCTGCACGAGCCGGTGGTGTTCGTCGAGGACAATGGTGATCGGACGTTGGGTAGTCATTCGGCCCGCTTCGGCGAGATCGAGCAACGCGGTGCCGCCCTGACCGCTAAAGGCCGGGCGCTGTATGACCGCCTGCTGGATAACGCCCGCCAGGCAGGCGAAGCCTATGTGCCGGTACTGATCGCGCAGTTCGCCGAGTTCCCGGACGACTACGCCAGCCTGCGCCGCCAGCAGTTGGCCTATTTCCGCTACTTCGTCAGTCCGGCCGGGCTGGCTGCCAAGGCTCGTGGCGAGCTGGCGAGCGACCTGGAAGCGCTGCTCGCCGCCGGGCATCTCTGTTGCGAGCCGCTGGTCTACGAAGACTTTCTGCCGGTCAGCGCGGCGGGGATCTTCCAGTCCAATCTCGGCGATGCAGGGCGAAACAGCTACGGGCATTCGGCCAATCAGGACGTCTTCGAGCGCGACTTGGGCGCGGCGGTCTACGACGAACTGGCGTTGTATGCCGAGACCCAGCAGCGCTCGTTGGCCCAGTGCGCCGAGCAGCTCGGCTTGGCGGAACTGCTCGGCGACTGA
- a CDS encoding thiamine pyrophosphate-binding protein yields the protein MDNNEGARSGGQILVDALRINGVERAFCVPGESYLAVLDALHDAREEIDLVVCRQEGGAAYMAEAYGKLTGKPGICFVTRGPGATNAAVGVHTAYQDSTPMILFIGQVARDQMEREAFQEIDYRRMFGQMAKWVVQIDDARRLPELLSQAFHRAINGRPGPVVVALPEDMLTDCVTVADAGPCRRIEASPAAADLQTMTELLDAAQRPLLVLGGGGWNATAVADIQRFAEQRQLPVAASFRCQDLFDNGHPNYAGDLGLAAGPQLSQAVRDADLLLVVGARMGEITSGGYSLLEIPVPRQQLVHVHAGIEELGRVYQPTLAINSGMAAFAAQSARLASSNNPVHADWTHGLNAHYLANLDCPPSPGPVQLGEIMAWLRERLPSDAILTNGAGNYAVWVQRFYQYRGFRTQLGPTNGSMGYGVPAGIAAKLTAPQRMVVAFAGDGCFMMNGQELATAAQYGANLIVIVVNNGMYGTIRMHQERHYPGRVSGTTLHNPDFAALARAYGVHGEVVAATEEFPAAFERAAQAGLPALIEIRVDPEALTPRQSLSQIREQALAQS from the coding sequence ATGGACAACAACGAGGGTGCCCGCAGCGGCGGGCAGATTCTGGTCGATGCCTTGCGCATCAATGGCGTCGAGCGCGCCTTCTGCGTGCCCGGCGAGAGCTACTTGGCGGTGCTCGATGCCCTGCACGATGCCCGCGAGGAGATCGACCTGGTGGTTTGCCGCCAGGAAGGCGGCGCCGCCTATATGGCCGAGGCCTACGGCAAGCTGACCGGCAAGCCGGGGATCTGTTTCGTCACCCGCGGCCCCGGCGCGACCAATGCGGCCGTTGGCGTGCACACGGCCTATCAGGATTCCACCCCGATGATCCTGTTCATCGGCCAGGTGGCCCGCGACCAGATGGAGCGCGAGGCCTTCCAGGAAATCGACTACCGGCGCATGTTCGGCCAGATGGCCAAGTGGGTGGTGCAGATCGACGATGCCCGGCGCCTGCCGGAATTGCTCAGCCAGGCCTTCCACCGCGCCATCAATGGCCGCCCCGGACCGGTGGTGGTGGCGTTGCCGGAGGACATGCTGACCGATTGCGTCACGGTGGCCGATGCCGGACCCTGCCGGCGCATCGAGGCGAGTCCGGCCGCTGCCGATCTACAGACCATGACCGAGCTGCTCGATGCGGCCCAGCGGCCCTTGCTGGTCCTCGGTGGCGGTGGCTGGAATGCGACGGCGGTCGCCGACATCCAGCGCTTCGCCGAGCAACGGCAGTTGCCGGTGGCGGCCTCGTTCCGTTGTCAGGACCTGTTCGACAATGGCCACCCGAACTACGCTGGCGACCTTGGCCTGGCGGCCGGACCGCAGCTGAGCCAGGCGGTGCGCGATGCCGACCTGCTGCTGGTGGTCGGCGCGCGTATGGGCGAGATCACCTCCGGCGGCTACAGTCTGCTGGAGATCCCGGTGCCGCGCCAGCAGCTGGTGCATGTGCACGCCGGTATCGAGGAACTGGGCCGGGTCTACCAGCCAACCCTGGCGATCAACAGCGGCATGGCGGCCTTTGCGGCCCAGTCCGCAAGGCTCGCGTCCAGCAACAATCCAGTACATGCCGACTGGACCCACGGCCTGAATGCCCACTACCTGGCCAACCTCGACTGTCCACCCTCGCCGGGGCCGGTGCAGCTCGGCGAGATCATGGCCTGGCTGCGCGAACGCCTGCCGAGCGACGCCATCCTGACCAATGGTGCCGGTAACTATGCGGTCTGGGTCCAGCGCTTCTATCAGTACCGCGGTTTCCGCACCCAGTTGGGGCCGACCAATGGCTCGATGGGCTATGGCGTGCCGGCCGGCATCGCGGCCAAGCTGACCGCCCCGCAGCGCATGGTGGTGGCTTTCGCCGGCGATGGCTGCTTCATGATGAACGGCCAGGAACTGGCCACTGCGGCCCAGTACGGCGCCAACCTGATCGTCATAGTGGTCAACAATGGCATGTACGGCACCATCCGCATGCACCAGGAGCGCCACTATCCTGGACGGGTATCCGGTACCACACTGCATAATCCGGACTTCGCCGCCCTGGCGCGGGCCTATGGCGTGCATGGCGAGGTGGTGGCCGCCACCGAGGAGTTTCCGGCGGCCTTCGAGCGCGCCGCCCAGGCCGGCCTGCCGGCGCTGATCGAGATCCGCGTCGACCCGGAGGCGCTGACCCCACGGCAGAGTCTCAGTCAGATCCGCGAGCAGGCCCTGGCGCAGTCCTGA
- a CDS encoding Lrp/AsnC family transcriptional regulator, with product MAELNTARLDDIDRQLIAALQLNARESVAMLARKLGIARTTVISRIARLEKNKIITGYGLRLGQRVLDGGLQAYVGITLQPRSGKEVLRRLTHMAEVQQLCTVSGEFDFVAWLRTESPERLDELLDEIGAVDGVEKTTTSIILSCKLDRGQKL from the coding sequence ATGGCTGAACTGAACACTGCCCGCCTGGATGATATCGACCGCCAGCTGATCGCCGCCCTGCAACTCAATGCCCGCGAGAGCGTGGCCATGCTCGCGCGCAAGCTGGGCATCGCCCGCACCACGGTGATCTCGCGGATCGCCCGGCTGGAGAAGAACAAGATCATCACCGGCTACGGCCTGCGTCTGGGCCAGCGGGTTCTCGATGGTGGCCTGCAGGCCTATGTCGGCATCACCCTGCAACCGCGTTCGGGCAAGGAGGTGCTGCGCCGGCTGACCCACATGGCCGAAGTCCAGCAACTCTGCACGGTCAGTGGCGAGTTCGATTTCGTTGCCTGGCTACGCACCGAGTCACCGGAGCGGCTCGACGAACTGCTCGATGAGATAGGGGCGGTGGATGGGGTGGAGAAGACCACCACCTCGATCATCCTGTCCTGCAAGCTGGATCGCGGGCAGAAGCTCTAG
- a CDS encoding ABC transporter permease — MNWELIIKWLPKIAEGAMLTLELVAIAVIAGLILAIPLGIARASRHWWLRALPYGYIFFFRGTPLLVQLFLVYYGLAQFEAVREGPLWPLLRDAYWCAVVTLTLHTAAYIAEILRGSIQAIPPGEIEAARALGMSNLRTLVHIILPRAARIGLPAYSNEVILMLKASALASTITLLELTGMSRTIIARTYQPVEIFFAAGLFYLVAAYVLVQAFRVLERRLRVDACQGR; from the coding sequence ATGAACTGGGAATTGATTATCAAGTGGCTGCCGAAGATCGCCGAAGGCGCCATGCTGACCCTGGAACTGGTGGCCATCGCGGTGATCGCCGGGCTGATCCTGGCGATCCCCCTGGGCATCGCCCGGGCATCGCGGCACTGGTGGCTGCGCGCCCTGCCCTATGGCTATATCTTCTTCTTCCGCGGCACGCCGCTGCTGGTGCAACTGTTCCTGGTCTACTACGGCCTGGCCCAGTTCGAGGCGGTGCGCGAGGGGCCGCTGTGGCCGCTGCTGCGCGATGCCTACTGGTGCGCGGTGGTCACCCTGACCCTGCACACGGCCGCCTATATCGCCGAGATCCTGCGCGGTTCGATCCAGGCCATTCCGCCTGGCGAGATCGAGGCGGCGCGGGCCCTGGGCATGTCCAACCTACGCACCCTGGTGCACATCATCCTGCCGCGCGCCGCGCGCATCGGCCTGCCGGCCTACAGCAACGAGGTGATCCTGATGCTCAAGGCCAGCGCCCTGGCCAGCACCATCACCCTGCTTGAGCTGACCGGCATGTCGCGCACCATCATCGCCCGCACCTACCAGCCGGTGGAGATCTTCTTCGCTGCCGGGCTGTTCTACCTCGTCGCCGCCTATGTGCTGGTGCAGGCTTTCCGTGTGCTCGAGCGGCGCCTGCGGGTGGACGCCTGTCAGGGCCGCTGA
- a CDS encoding ABC transporter permease codes for MTLDLYGFGPALLAGALMTIKLALSALSLGLVLGLLGALAKTSPYQSLQWLGGCYSTLVRGVPELLWVLLIYFGTVSLLRSLADLLGLASLELSAFAAGTIALGLCFGAYATEVFRGAILAIPKGHREAGQALGLSKPRILWRLILPQMWRIALPGLGNLFMILMKDTALISVIGLEEIMRRSQIAVTSSKEPFTFFLVAAFIYLSLTIFAMIGLHLLEKRAGRGFIRSAA; via the coding sequence ATGACTCTCGATCTCTACGGCTTCGGCCCGGCGCTACTGGCCGGTGCCCTGATGACCATCAAGCTGGCGCTGTCGGCGCTCTCATTGGGTCTGGTGCTTGGCCTGCTCGGCGCCCTGGCCAAGACCTCGCCCTACCAATCACTGCAATGGCTCGGCGGCTGCTATTCGACCCTGGTGCGCGGGGTGCCCGAGCTGCTCTGGGTGCTGCTGATCTATTTCGGCACGGTCAGCCTGCTGCGCAGCTTGGCCGACCTGCTCGGCCTCGCCAGCCTGGAACTCAGCGCCTTTGCCGCCGGCACCATCGCCCTCGGCCTGTGCTTCGGCGCCTACGCCACCGAGGTGTTTCGCGGCGCCATCCTGGCCATCCCCAAGGGCCATCGTGAGGCCGGCCAGGCCCTCGGCCTGTCCAAGCCGCGAATTCTCTGGCGCCTGATCCTGCCGCAGATGTGGCGCATCGCCCTGCCGGGCCTGGGCAACCTGTTCATGATCCTGATGAAGGACACCGCCCTGATCTCGGTGATCGGACTGGAGGAAATCATGCGCCGCTCGCAGATCGCGGTGACCTCGAGCAAGGAGCCCTTCACCTTCTTCCTGGTGGCCGCCTTCATCTACCTGAGCCTCACCATCTTCGCCATGATCGGCCTGCACCTGCTCGAGAAGCGTGCCGGCCGCGGCTTTATCAGGAGCGCCGCATGA
- a CDS encoding ABC transporter substrate-binding protein yields the protein MHKYKKILLTTAATLAFASSVVAADKLKIGTEGAYPPFNLIAAGGQVVGFDVEIAQALCAKMEAECEVVTSDWDGIIPALNARKFDAIVASMSITEERQQAVDFTAPYYTNKLQFIAPKGAEFKTDKISLKGKVIGAQRATIAGTWLEDNLGEVVDIKLYDTQENAYLDLTSGRLDGVLADTFVNWEWLKSDAGTGFEFKGEPVFDNDKIGIAVRKGDPLRSRLNAALAEIVADGTYQQINTKYFPFSIY from the coding sequence ATGCATAAATACAAGAAAATCTTGCTGACCACCGCCGCTACCCTGGCTTTCGCCAGCAGCGTAGTTGCCGCCGACAAACTGAAGATCGGTACCGAAGGCGCCTACCCGCCCTTCAACCTGATCGCCGCCGGCGGTCAGGTGGTCGGTTTCGACGTGGAAATCGCCCAGGCCCTCTGCGCCAAAATGGAAGCTGAGTGCGAAGTGGTCACCTCCGACTGGGACGGCATCATCCCGGCGCTGAACGCCAGGAAATTCGACGCCATCGTCGCCTCCATGTCGATCACCGAGGAGCGCCAGCAGGCGGTCGATTTCACCGCCCCCTACTACACCAACAAACTGCAGTTCATCGCGCCCAAAGGCGCCGAATTCAAGACCGACAAAATCAGCCTGAAGGGCAAGGTGATCGGCGCCCAGCGCGCCACCATCGCCGGTACCTGGCTGGAAGACAACCTCGGCGAGGTGGTCGATATCAAGCTCTACGACACCCAGGAAAACGCCTACCTCGATCTGACCTCGGGCCGCCTCGATGGCGTGCTGGCCGACACCTTCGTCAACTGGGAATGGCTCAAGAGCGACGCCGGCACGGGCTTCGAGTTCAAGGGCGAGCCGGTGTTCGACAACGACAAGATCGGCATCGCCGTGCGCAAGGGCGATCCGCTACGTAGCCGGCTGAATGCCGCACTGGCGGAAATCGTCGCCGACGGCACCTATCAGCAGATCAACACCAAGTACTTCCCCTTCAGCATCTACTGA
- a CDS encoding ABC transporter ATP-binding protein, whose translation MTGSPAALEIRDLHKSYGDHEVLKGISLTARDGDVISILGSSGSGKSTFLRCINLLESPHRGQILVNGEELRLKKSHGGALVAASNQQINRLRSEIGFVFQSFNLWPHMSVLDNITEAPRRVLGLSRAEATERAEALLAKVGIADKRHVYPNQLSGGQQQRAAIARTLCMEPKVILFDEPTSALDPEMVQEVLSVIRALADEGRTMLLVTHEMNFARQVSSEVVFLHQGLVEEQGTPAQVFDNPQSARCRQFMSSNH comes from the coding sequence ATGACTGGCTCCCCAGCTGCACTGGAAATCCGCGACCTGCACAAAAGCTACGGCGACCATGAGGTGCTCAAGGGCATTTCCCTGACCGCCCGCGACGGCGACGTCATCTCCATTCTCGGCTCTTCCGGCTCGGGCAAGTCGACCTTCCTGCGCTGCATCAACCTGCTTGAATCGCCCCACCGCGGCCAGATCCTGGTCAACGGCGAAGAGTTGCGCCTGAAGAAAAGCCACGGCGGCGCCCTGGTCGCGGCCAGCAACCAGCAGATCAACCGGCTACGCAGCGAAATCGGCTTCGTCTTCCAGAGCTTTAACCTGTGGCCGCACATGAGCGTACTCGACAACATCACCGAGGCGCCGCGCCGGGTGCTCGGCCTGAGCCGGGCCGAGGCCACCGAACGGGCCGAGGCGCTGCTGGCCAAGGTCGGCATCGCCGACAAGCGCCACGTCTACCCTAATCAGCTGTCCGGCGGCCAGCAGCAGCGCGCGGCGATTGCCCGGACCCTGTGCATGGAGCCCAAGGTCATCCTGTTCGACGAGCCGACCTCGGCCCTCGACCCGGAAATGGTTCAGGAAGTCCTCAGCGTGATCCGCGCCCTGGCCGATGAAGGCCGCACCATGCTGCTGGTCACCCATGAGATGAACTTCGCCCGCCAAGTGTCGAGCGAAGTGGTGTTTCTCCACCAGGGGCTGGTGGAGGAACAAGGCACGCCGGCGCAGGTGTTCGATAACCCGCAGTCGGCACGTTGCAGGCAGTTCATGTCCAGCAATCATTAA